One window from the genome of Vibrio vulnificus NBRC 15645 = ATCC 27562 encodes:
- the rplY gene encoding 50S ribosomal protein L25 codes for MKFEAVVRTELGKGASRRLRLAGQFPAVVYGGEAAPVAVALNHDDIVNQMDKPEFYEAITLVIGGAEVKVKPQDVQRHAFKPKVEHMDFIRI; via the coding sequence ATGAAATTTGAAGCAGTAGTACGTACTGAACTAGGTAAAGGTGCGAGCCGCCGCCTACGTCTTGCTGGCCAATTCCCAGCAGTTGTTTACGGTGGTGAAGCAGCACCAGTTGCAGTAGCACTAAACCACGATGACATCGTAAACCAAATGGACAAGCCTGAATTCTACGAAGCAATCACTCTAGTGATCGGCGGCGCAGAAGTTAAGGTTAAGCCACAAGACGTTCAACGTCACGCGTTCAAGCCAAAAGTTGAGCACATGGACTTCATCCGTATCTAA
- a CDS encoding DUF1800 domain-containing protein, with translation MNFWQIRILPVTILGALLSGCGSDSSSSPTQPSYLEPNQRYDLLYRATFGPTPNSYQQMASVGYQAWLDQQFSMPPSFHLPLLQSYVIEGDTLTQSDRVAVWWHQANHAPDQLRQRVAFALSEIFVVSRYGASLNGRAPELTHYYDMLLEHAFGNYRDLLEAVTRHPVMGDYLSMMANQHADPQKNRFPDENYAREVMQLFSIGLYQLNQDGTPLLNNGALLPTYSQDDIENLARVFTGWHLADKSNGSWTSKQGDWFQAMAPYADKHDSDEKVVMGERFPAGQSIEQDMAQAMAMLTNHANTGPFIARLLIQRLVTSNPSPQYVERVTLAFNDNGKGIRGDLKAVIQAILLDPEALNGSTERLKEPLISMTNLYRALEAKSADPTGRYHNSNGTFFAFGQAPLSSPSVFNFFSPDYAPNAQMKEKGLVAPEFQILSWNNFINISNQMWSATGNSQYDSEENPKKIVVNLAPLEALANDHPALIAELSRRFLSEQISPELAVIIEQNLNQLKDHQQNTKVRNALHIILNSQEFHTEVSNVW, from the coding sequence ATGAATTTTTGGCAAATACGCATTCTACCCGTCACTATTTTGGGTGCTCTACTATCGGGATGCGGCAGTGACAGCAGCTCATCCCCGACACAACCAAGCTACCTAGAACCGAACCAACGCTACGATTTACTTTATCGAGCGACTTTTGGCCCAACCCCGAATAGTTATCAACAAATGGCGTCAGTTGGCTACCAAGCTTGGTTGGATCAGCAATTTTCTATGCCCCCTTCATTCCACCTTCCGCTCTTACAAAGTTATGTGATTGAGGGCGATACGCTCACTCAATCAGATCGCGTTGCAGTCTGGTGGCATCAGGCTAATCACGCTCCCGACCAACTGCGTCAACGAGTCGCCTTTGCCTTGAGTGAGATCTTTGTTGTGTCACGTTATGGCGCCAGCCTCAATGGCCGTGCGCCAGAGCTCACACACTATTACGATATGCTGTTGGAACACGCTTTTGGCAATTATCGTGATCTGCTGGAAGCGGTAACTCGCCATCCCGTCATGGGCGACTACCTTTCGATGATGGCAAACCAGCACGCCGATCCGCAAAAGAACCGTTTCCCAGATGAGAATTACGCACGCGAAGTGATGCAGCTATTTAGCATAGGCCTGTACCAACTCAACCAAGATGGCACCCCTTTACTCAATAACGGCGCGCTGCTCCCGACTTATTCACAAGATGACATCGAAAACTTAGCGCGAGTCTTTACCGGTTGGCACTTGGCGGACAAAAGTAATGGCAGTTGGACCAGTAAGCAGGGAGATTGGTTTCAAGCCATGGCACCTTATGCTGACAAACACGATAGCGATGAAAAAGTCGTTATGGGTGAGCGCTTCCCAGCAGGGCAAAGTATTGAACAAGATATGGCTCAAGCGATGGCGATGTTGACCAACCACGCCAATACCGGTCCATTCATCGCTCGTCTACTTATCCAAAGGCTTGTCACGTCCAATCCGTCCCCTCAGTATGTTGAACGCGTCACTCTGGCCTTTAATGACAATGGCAAAGGCATACGAGGCGATCTCAAAGCCGTCATCCAAGCTATTTTGCTCGACCCAGAAGCACTCAATGGCTCAACAGAGCGCTTAAAAGAGCCACTCATTTCGATGACCAATCTTTACCGTGCACTCGAAGCCAAAAGTGCCGACCCAACCGGGCGTTATCACAACAGCAATGGCACGTTTTTCGCCTTTGGCCAAGCGCCTCTCTCTTCTCCAAGTGTGTTCAATTTCTTCTCGCCGGACTACGCGCCAAATGCGCAAATGAAGGAAAAAGGCCTAGTAGCACCGGAATTTCAGATTCTAAGCTGGAACAACTTCATTAATATCAGTAACCAGATGTGGTCTGCTACTGGAAACAGTCAATACGATTCAGAAGAGAACCCAAAGAAAATTGTCGTCAATCTCGCCCCGTTAGAAGCGCTCGCGAATGATCATCCCGCGCTGATTGCCGAGCTGAGCCGACGCTTTCTCTCCGAGCAAATCAGCCCAGAACTTGCGGTCATCATTGAGCAGAACTTAAATCAGCTCAAAGATCACCAGCAAAACACCAAAGTGCGTAATGCGCTGCATATCATTTTGAACAGTCAGGAATTTCACACCGAGGTAAGCAACGTATGGTGA
- a CDS encoding DUF1501 domain-containing protein translates to MVTRRQFISALAATPLVSMLGSKPSFALPTNDYKALVCVFLFGGNDGFNMLVPTSDAHYDEYARARPDIALAKESLLPLTLATGSTLSFGLHPAMNELQALVNRGKAIPIVNSGVLVEPTTKAELLNGTRALPPFLFSHNSQQAEWQRGWAGSSSTLGWAGRMMDVLSNGQLEVSPTFSINGYVQWLNGEKQRANLINPDGMPTLWANNNTLRKQSFDQVLALQPDSLFAQAFDQVKSDSITIRDQLSAALTSSPEEPHFPDNRLSQQFHTVARLIKSSEQLGHQRQVYFVGMGGYDTHANQLVAHQTLLAELSQSLDAFNTSLENAGIAHQVTTMTMSDFGRRLASNGSGTDHGWASNHWVMGGALQSGRIYGQWPSLVLDGENDFNRGRMIPTTSVEQIGATVAKWMGIQTEQQLLDIFPNLKHFAQKDLGFLAG, encoded by the coding sequence ATGGTGACTCGTCGACAATTTATCTCTGCTCTCGCCGCCACACCTTTGGTATCGATGCTAGGCAGTAAACCCAGCTTCGCTCTACCCACCAATGATTATAAAGCACTTGTGTGCGTGTTTTTGTTCGGTGGCAATGATGGGTTTAATATGTTGGTTCCGACCAGTGATGCCCATTACGATGAATATGCACGTGCTCGGCCTGACATTGCGTTAGCCAAAGAATCGCTGTTGCCGCTGACGTTGGCCACTGGTTCAACGCTCTCTTTCGGCCTTCACCCTGCCATGAATGAACTGCAAGCATTAGTTAACCGCGGTAAAGCCATCCCCATTGTCAACAGTGGGGTGCTCGTAGAACCCACAACCAAAGCAGAGCTTCTCAATGGCACTCGCGCTCTACCACCCTTTCTTTTTTCACACAACTCGCAACAAGCTGAATGGCAACGGGGTTGGGCGGGCAGTTCCTCCACGTTAGGTTGGGCAGGCAGAATGATGGATGTGCTTTCCAATGGGCAGTTAGAAGTGAGCCCAACGTTCAGCATCAACGGCTATGTGCAGTGGCTGAATGGTGAGAAGCAGCGCGCGAACCTGATCAACCCAGATGGCATGCCCACTTTATGGGCAAACAACAATACGTTGAGGAAACAAAGCTTTGACCAAGTTTTGGCGCTGCAACCCGACAGCCTATTTGCACAAGCTTTTGATCAGGTGAAAAGCGATTCTATTACTATTCGAGATCAGCTTTCAGCCGCGCTAACGTCCTCTCCTGAGGAGCCACACTTCCCAGATAACCGACTGAGCCAACAGTTTCATACCGTTGCAAGATTGATCAAATCCAGTGAACAACTGGGGCATCAAAGACAGGTGTATTTCGTTGGAATGGGTGGATACGACACCCATGCCAACCAATTGGTCGCCCATCAAACCTTACTGGCTGAGCTAAGCCAATCCCTCGACGCCTTTAACACTTCGCTGGAAAATGCCGGGATCGCCCATCAAGTCACTACCATGACAATGTCAGATTTCGGCCGAAGGCTTGCCAGCAATGGATCGGGAACGGATCACGGTTGGGCAAGCAACCACTGGGTCATGGGTGGCGCTCTGCAATCTGGACGGATTTATGGCCAATGGCCTTCCCTCGTCCTTGATGGGGAAAACGATTTTAATCGTGGCCGAATGATTCCAACCACCTCTGTCGAACAAATCGGTGCAACCGTGGCAAAGTGGATGGGTATTCAAACTGAGCAGCAATTGCTCGACATATTCCCCAACCTTAAGCATTTTGCGCAAAAAGATTTAGGATTCCTTGCTGGATGA
- a CDS encoding diguanylate cyclase domain-containing protein: MPVLRPSLRAILLSVMLLVSVVPIVLFSYWAVQHALEKEYRAVHEKHLLLAKNLSAALERYSVDVLSVFESISDEFDSNELSAQQINLLQQLNLHALARYSKNAMQRRVLFGEPVYFPKTLDVNADQITRVTPVISQFLPQPTIYLYREDKYGRVWVAAMANEYVVQLQEAVSFGEKGHAAIVDNTGSVLAHPNKEWQAQAKNIAKISVVKRMLRGETGVERFYSPAMKADMIAGFTVTPTLGWGIMIPQPVSELDAAINDFKKVTLVVAIACFVICFILSWQLSGLLMRPIRKLTKQIQGMTETESRISHLETIEGFTGIKETQALVESFNLMTNEVNRGRKELEFRVLERTKELKSAERFARHLASHDSVTDLPNRTAVRQAIAKFLERKQPFSLLFIDLDGFKAVNDEYGHQTGDLLLKAVAQRLLDTVGQEDMAARYAGDEFIVLLKNQSTQEATKIAQALLETIAIPVIVERKALVIGASIGLVTVDVETTSTNVDSLIHEADIAMYQAKSAGKGRVVQVQKVNESS, encoded by the coding sequence ATGCCTGTATTGCGACCTTCTCTGCGTGCAATTTTGTTATCAGTGATGCTGTTAGTGTCTGTCGTGCCTATTGTGCTGTTTTCGTACTGGGCGGTTCAGCATGCGCTTGAGAAAGAGTATCGAGCCGTGCACGAAAAGCACTTGCTGCTCGCCAAAAACCTGAGCGCCGCTTTAGAACGCTACAGTGTCGATGTGCTCTCTGTGTTTGAATCGATCAGCGATGAGTTTGATAGCAATGAACTCTCTGCCCAACAAATCAACCTTCTCCAGCAGCTCAATTTACATGCTTTGGCACGTTATTCAAAAAACGCCATGCAACGTAGGGTGTTGTTTGGTGAGCCCGTCTATTTTCCCAAAACATTGGATGTCAACGCCGATCAAATCACGCGAGTTACCCCGGTTATTTCGCAGTTTCTTCCCCAACCAACAATTTATCTCTACCGTGAAGATAAATACGGACGAGTTTGGGTGGCGGCGATGGCGAATGAGTATGTTGTTCAGCTTCAAGAGGCGGTGAGTTTTGGCGAGAAAGGGCATGCCGCTATTGTCGATAACACCGGAAGCGTCTTGGCTCATCCAAACAAAGAGTGGCAAGCTCAGGCGAAAAATATTGCCAAAATCAGTGTGGTAAAACGGATGTTAAGAGGTGAAACAGGCGTGGAGCGCTTTTATTCACCAGCAATGAAGGCAGACATGATTGCTGGGTTTACTGTGACGCCGACGTTAGGCTGGGGCATTATGATCCCTCAACCCGTGAGTGAATTAGATGCGGCAATCAACGATTTTAAAAAAGTCACGTTGGTGGTGGCCATCGCCTGTTTTGTTATTTGCTTTATCTTAAGTTGGCAGCTCTCGGGTCTGCTAATGCGACCAATAAGAAAACTTACCAAGCAAATTCAAGGAATGACGGAGACAGAGAGCCGCATCTCTCATTTGGAAACCATCGAAGGTTTTACTGGTATTAAAGAGACTCAAGCATTGGTGGAAAGTTTCAATCTCATGACCAATGAAGTGAATCGCGGGCGAAAAGAGCTCGAATTTAGAGTCTTAGAAAGAACCAAAGAGCTGAAATCGGCAGAACGTTTTGCGCGTCATCTCGCATCACATGATTCTGTCACGGATTTGCCGAATCGTACTGCCGTGAGACAAGCGATAGCAAAATTCTTGGAGCGTAAGCAGCCGTTTTCGCTGTTATTTATTGACCTTGATGGCTTCAAAGCCGTCAATGACGAGTACGGTCACCAAACGGGCGACCTTCTATTGAAAGCGGTCGCTCAGCGGTTACTGGATACCGTGGGTCAGGAGGATATGGCGGCTCGCTATGCCGGAGATGAGTTTATCGTTTTGTTGAAGAATCAATCGACGCAAGAAGCGACCAAAATCGCTCAAGCATTGCTTGAGACGATTGCGATACCAGTGATTGTTGAGCGCAAAGCCCTCGTCATTGGCGCAAGTATTGGGTTAGTGACGGTTGACGTCGAGACGACGTCAACCAATGTGGATAGCCTCATTCACGAAGCGGATATCGCGATGTACCAAGCAAAATCTGCAGGTAAGGGAAGAGTTGTCCAAGTGCAAAAAGTCAATGAAAGCAGTTGA
- a CDS encoding DUF1289 domain-containing protein has product MEQLEFFTVPSPCVGVCSVDDKGYCNGCMRKREERFNWLNMTPSEQLHVIKLCRQRYRRKLAQGKDPSSTKEEVQSPQQDLF; this is encoded by the coding sequence ATGGAACAATTGGAGTTTTTCACTGTACCCAGCCCTTGTGTGGGGGTTTGCAGTGTCGATGACAAAGGCTATTGCAACGGATGCATGCGTAAACGTGAAGAGCGTTTTAACTGGCTGAACATGACACCAAGTGAACAGCTGCATGTGATTAAACTGTGTCGTCAGCGTTATCGTCGTAAGCTTGCACAAGGTAAAGATCCATCAAGCACAAAAGAAGAAGTACAAAGCCCACAGCAAGATTTATTTTAA
- a CDS encoding META domain-containing protein produces the protein MKLSSKTLLAAISMPLLMTACVSNGDNMKQLTAQDLQHHNWELVSIDGNAITINEHQQAPRLEVGENMMANGNAGCNNFFGQAELKDNQFRIEKMGMTMKMCIDDAMSTEQAVSQTLSDWSDITLTKDSLVLKNSNHTLTFTLKDWKN, from the coding sequence ATGAAGCTTAGTTCAAAAACCCTACTTGCCGCTATTTCAATGCCTCTACTAATGACTGCTTGCGTAAGTAACGGTGACAACATGAAACAATTAACAGCTCAAGATTTACAGCACCATAATTGGGAACTCGTCAGCATTGATGGCAACGCCATTACAATCAACGAGCATCAACAAGCCCCTCGCCTTGAAGTGGGTGAAAACATGATGGCTAATGGTAACGCGGGTTGTAACAACTTCTTTGGTCAAGCCGAGCTGAAAGATAACCAGTTCCGCATTGAAAAAATGGGCATGACAATGAAGATGTGTATCGATGACGCGATGAGCACTGAGCAAGCCGTTTCTCAAACTTTGTCTGACTGGAGTGATATCACCCTAACAAAAGACAGCCTAGTGTTGAAAAACAGCAACCACACGCTCACATTCACACTGAAAGATTGGAAAAACTAA
- a CDS encoding ABC transporter substrate-binding protein yields MKRLTTLLTGALLSASVFATTPSWQQIEEKAQGQTVFFHAWGGSQEINDYLRWAGGELKTRYGVTLKHVKVTDIAETTTRLIAEKAAGKNQGGSVDMVWINGENFKSMKNNDLLYGPFVEQLPSWQYVNKTLPVDSDFSEPTLGLEAPWGVGQLVFIHDEKTLNNPPTSFSEMLSYAKAYPNRISYPRPPQFHGTSFLKAVLIELTDNDPALAKPVNEQEFQLITKPLWQYLDEFHRVAWRQGKQFPTDSAESFQLLDDGQLDLAITFNPNAVYSAQANGTLAESTKTFAMSKGALSNIHFLAIPWNANATEGALVTINFLLSPEAQSRKGDLSIWGDPSVLENQYLTGSAKNTRLFKSVAEPHPSWQTALEAEWQKRYGN; encoded by the coding sequence ATGAAACGGCTGACAACACTACTGACTGGCGCGCTACTCTCTGCCAGCGTTTTTGCTACCACACCCTCTTGGCAACAAATCGAAGAAAAAGCACAAGGACAAACGGTCTTTTTCCATGCATGGGGCGGTAGCCAAGAGATCAACGACTATCTTCGCTGGGCGGGAGGCGAACTGAAAACTCGCTATGGTGTCACGCTTAAGCACGTCAAAGTCACCGATATTGCCGAAACCACGACTCGACTCATCGCAGAAAAAGCCGCAGGAAAAAACCAAGGCGGGAGCGTTGATATGGTTTGGATTAACGGTGAAAACTTTAAGTCGATGAAAAACAATGATCTGCTTTACGGACCTTTTGTTGAACAGCTTCCAAGTTGGCAATACGTCAATAAGACGCTGCCAGTAGACAGTGACTTTTCAGAACCCACACTTGGGCTCGAGGCGCCATGGGGCGTGGGTCAATTAGTGTTTATTCATGATGAAAAAACACTTAACAATCCGCCCACTTCGTTTTCAGAAATGCTGAGCTATGCAAAAGCGTACCCTAACCGCATCAGCTACCCGCGCCCTCCTCAATTTCACGGCACCAGTTTTCTGAAAGCGGTGCTCATTGAGCTAACCGATAACGACCCAGCATTAGCAAAACCGGTCAACGAGCAAGAGTTTCAACTCATCACTAAGCCACTTTGGCAATATTTGGATGAATTTCATCGTGTTGCTTGGCGTCAGGGAAAACAATTCCCAACGGACAGCGCAGAGTCTTTCCAACTATTGGATGACGGCCAGTTGGATTTAGCCATCACCTTTAACCCAAATGCAGTTTACTCCGCCCAAGCGAATGGCACGCTAGCAGAATCAACCAAGACATTTGCCATGAGCAAAGGCGCGCTATCAAACATTCATTTTCTCGCCATTCCTTGGAATGCAAACGCAACGGAAGGGGCACTGGTCACCATCAACTTCTTGCTCAGTCCAGAAGCGCAGTCACGCAAAGGTGACCTGTCAATTTGGGGCGATCCATCTGTATTGGAGAATCAGTATCTCACCGGCAGCGCTAAAAACACGCGCCTATTTAAATCGGTGGCTGAGCCACATCCAAGCTGGCAAACCGCGCTTGAAGCCGAATGGCAAAAGCGTTACGGCAATTAA
- a CDS encoding ABC transporter permease, with product MFRAAYLILILVCIAPVIPGLFGVLLSSFGYIPPVGLHQLSSVGFEAVFNWTGVEKSIALTVFSALFSTYLACLFTFAILQALWQNRHWKKVESLLSPLLAMPHVAFAIGFAFLFSPTGLVARVAVQTLDVGLSTDDSAWFVNDPYALGLTIALALKEIPFLLLMSVPVLQQLNVAQLSQVSASMGYSPAQFWWKTVLPQWLSKMRFPLFAVMAYGVAVVDLSLILGPTNPATFAVLVWQWFSDPELELLPRAAAGAMVLFVIASLLMAAIMLFEKSVTGYFGRWQYSGRFGFSLPGKTLFAFSALLALTMFPLMLLWSFAHRWRFPDLLPSRYSLRFWQAEWQNVLPTVEQSLLFALATASVAVLLALVAHEYRDKHRIHLPGYVIALPMLIPQLSILFGLQIATLYLSSDAYSLWVLWSHVFFAFPLVYLALDGPWRSYNQNYTRAALSLGKAPIWVFIRIKMPILMPAILYAWAVGASVSLAQYLPTLILGAGRITTITTEAVALSSGSDRRVTAIYALWQAILPFVFFSIALFIGHLQTRGRHARVKDTKTHDVLSRKPRHP from the coding sequence ATGTTTAGAGCCGCTTATTTGATACTGATTTTAGTGTGCATTGCTCCGGTTATTCCGGGCTTGTTCGGCGTGTTGCTCTCGTCTTTTGGTTATATTCCTCCCGTTGGCTTGCACCAACTGTCTTCGGTCGGATTTGAGGCAGTATTCAATTGGACTGGTGTGGAAAAGTCCATCGCGTTGACGGTGTTTAGCGCCCTTTTCAGTACCTACTTGGCTTGCTTATTTACTTTCGCAATCTTGCAAGCCTTGTGGCAAAACCGCCATTGGAAAAAAGTGGAGTCGCTACTCTCCCCACTGCTTGCAATGCCCCATGTGGCGTTTGCTATCGGTTTCGCCTTTCTCTTCTCTCCCACTGGGTTGGTTGCGAGAGTCGCGGTGCAAACGTTGGATGTTGGTCTATCCACTGACGATAGTGCTTGGTTTGTCAACGACCCGTATGCGTTGGGGCTGACCATCGCCCTCGCACTGAAAGAAATTCCGTTTTTGTTGCTCATGAGCGTGCCAGTGTTGCAGCAGTTAAACGTTGCTCAGCTCAGCCAAGTCTCCGCATCTATGGGCTATTCACCGGCACAGTTTTGGTGGAAGACCGTCCTACCTCAGTGGTTAAGCAAAATGCGTTTTCCACTGTTTGCTGTGATGGCGTATGGCGTTGCGGTGGTTGATCTCAGCTTGATCCTCGGCCCAACCAATCCTGCCACGTTTGCCGTATTGGTTTGGCAGTGGTTTAGTGATCCTGAGTTAGAGCTATTACCAAGAGCTGCCGCAGGTGCGATGGTTCTGTTTGTTATCGCCAGTCTGCTTATGGCGGCTATCATGCTGTTTGAAAAGAGTGTCACGGGTTATTTTGGTCGCTGGCAGTATTCCGGCCGATTTGGTTTTTCGCTGCCAGGAAAAACACTCTTTGCTTTTTCAGCGTTACTGGCACTGACTATGTTTCCTTTGATGTTGCTCTGGAGCTTTGCCCACCGCTGGCGATTCCCCGATCTTCTACCCAGCCGTTATAGCCTGCGCTTTTGGCAGGCCGAATGGCAAAACGTACTGCCAACCGTGGAACAGAGTTTGCTTTTTGCCCTCGCAACAGCCAGTGTTGCTGTACTTTTGGCTTTGGTGGCACATGAATACCGCGATAAGCATCGAATTCATCTTCCTGGCTATGTCATTGCCTTGCCGATGTTGATCCCGCAGCTTTCTATCTTGTTTGGATTGCAAATTGCGACGCTTTATCTCTCGTCAGATGCCTATTCGCTTTGGGTGTTGTGGTCACACGTGTTTTTTGCCTTTCCCCTCGTTTATTTGGCTTTGGATGGCCCTTGGCGCAGCTACAACCAGAACTACACGCGCGCCGCGCTCAGTCTTGGTAAAGCACCGATTTGGGTCTTTATTCGCATCAAGATGCCCATCCTAATGCCGGCTATTTTGTATGCTTGGGCAGTCGGGGCAAGCGTTAGCCTTGCACAATATTTGCCAACGCTTATCCTCGGTGCGGGCCGCATCACCACCATTACCACCGAAGCGGTGGCGCTCTCGAGCGGCTCAGATCGTCGCGTGACGGCCATTTACGCTTTGTGGCAAGCCATACTGCCATTTGTTTTCTTTTCTATTGCCCTCTTTATTGGACATTTACAAACGCGCGGTCGTCACGCTCGCGTTAAGGACACTAAAACTCATGACGTTTTGTCTCGAAAACCTCGCCATCCATAA